A region of the Vicia villosa cultivar HV-30 ecotype Madison, WI unplaced genomic scaffold, Vvil1.0 ctg.000666F_1_1, whole genome shotgun sequence genome:
AAACATAAGGCTGTCAAAACCCtactttaaaaaaatgttttcttaaaaTCAAATAAGCATCTAAATGAAACACAAATTTTTAGTTATTCTCATAATAGCCAAAAAAATTTAACACTTATCATGAAAATTGCTTCCTTTTTTCCAAATTTAAATGTTGAAAAAAGTTGTAACTCTATTAAttctattgtttatttttttacgGGAAGTTTAGTTAAATAGTAGCAttatatgttatatattttaagaaagaatctatattataataataaaaaaaataaaataataatatttattatcaaatttagATTTTAGTTTGATTAGTAAATGAATTAAACACTTAAATAAAACATGAATTTTTAATTATACCGTGGAACAAGGACATTTTGTTTCAGTGAAGAATTTCCATTAAACTATTTAGCGATTTAGTTGTATAAACTGAaataagatatttacacaaacaACAAATTATTAAAGTGCAATAGAGTTGAAGGTATTATAGAGTTGAAATTCACCTCTAAACTACGATTATAAACATAGCTTTCACTTCAATTGTAACGACCATAAATCATTTATGACGGTGGAAGAAATAGTCAGTGATGCTAAAGAGATAGTTAATAAATATTTGATACAAATTAGAATATGATtaactgtttttgttgtttttatataTCAGTCACCATTATAGAATGtaattttagatattttttaaaatatagattAATTTGAATACTAATTTGGTTTATGATTATTGGTTTTTTTTACCTCTAGTTATACGTTTCTCAtaagttcaaaataaaaaaaataatcttaGAAGTTCAAAGGTTAAATGGTGTGTTCGtcataagtaaaaaaaaatttaacacttgaagataattttttttcttcttttcttcaaatttAAATGTTGAgtagatttataattttttattaaaaaaaacattaatgcaCCATTTGGTTTTAAtagtattatatattttaagagaaaaaaaaaatctaaattataatatgaaataaataataacattAATGATCATATTTGGTTTTTATCTTtactattaaattttatatagtaattttttcctatttaatttaaaaatatatgtacaaacattaaaactaaaatttgttaaatttaaatgttaaaaaagttaaaataaaaaattaaggataaaatacataatattttctgtaatataggtgaaatttgatatatatatatatatatatatatatatatatatatatatatatatatatatatatatatatatatatatatatatatatatatatatatatatatatatgggtggcAAAatggccgcccgccccgccctgtCTTAAGCCCGCCAAAAAGCGAGCGGGGCCTGCAAGCCCGTCAAGTAAAATGGGCAAAAATTTCATGCCTGCCCTGTCAAGGTGGCGGGTTGACGGACGACAGATTTAAGCGAGATGGACTTTGGTGAGCAGTGGGcccaaaatcccaacccaacccgctatTCTTTGACGGGTGCGCGGCGGGCCCGACGGACCACTGCTACccctatatataatatataggGGTTAAGGGTGTTCAAATTAACCGGTTATATAAATTATCCATCTTCGTGACTTTCAAGTATGAATagaatatattattttgatgtgtcaaaatcattaattataataaggttttttaaaattgttaagagtctcacatcagacaatatatgacctcgacatgtccttataagtgggggcaatcttcACCcgacaagccggttttgtagggttgagttaggcctaaccacacttcttaacatggtatcaaagcctggtttaagatccggtgggccaccttctatggtttccgctatcgggccacccaccatttatttccacgctccagttgtctagtcctgggcgtgagggggtgtgttaagagtctcacatcggacaatatacgGCCTcgacatgtccttataagtgggggcaattctCAACCTAAAAGCcgattttgtagggttgagttaggtctaaccacacttcttaacaaaaATAGTAATGatcaaacaaatatataaaaatatggtTATTTTTGACAAATTCAAATAGCTATTATTTAAGCTATGAATCAAGATTCAAGACAACGGGCTTGTGGGTTTATTTCTCTTGTCTAATTAACTTCTTTTTTTAATTAGAGCATATAACAAAACATCATCATATACATGAAAATGGTTACCATAAATTTCCTAATACATGAAGATTATGAAATTAAGGTATATTAAGCGCTTTAAAATTGAGAAaggggaaagaaaaagaaaataaattgaacAAAGATATTGTTTAAAGAGAAGAGGAAATTTGGGATTCCTCACTCACTTTCTACTGTGCTACCAAATAAATATGATGTAGAAAACAAAAAATTACGCCTCTGATTtgttttaatgtatttttacAAATAAgtgaaaacaataataaaaatcctTAAATAGAATTGATGCTTTATCTAAAACAAGTTTGAAAGATGACAAAATGATTTGGAGTTATTATTCTTTTCTTTGTTCATGTGTAACAATACTTAGCCATATTCTCAGTCATTACTCCATTTGtatagaaaaagaagaaaacttttctgttatataaataaaagtgaattaaaaaaaataaaactaaaaaaaaaataatgcatACTTAAGTAAAAGTTTGTTTATTAACCCGACAAGTAAAAATATTGTCTAATAAATCTATTGACTTGGCGTAGAATGAAGTTTCTAAGTAATTTACTAATTAAATCATGGTTAAATTACTTCTAGGGTCCTTTAACTTAATTAAATGTAACAATTTGGTCCTTTATGTTATTTTTGCTTCAGAATGGTCCTTTAAGTTACCTAACGTCCTCAACGTTGGCCTTGGTCAAATGTCATGTTAAAAAAAGGATGATGTGTCACTTAAGTTGCTGATGTGTCCACTCCTATATGCTGactattctttttttttaaaagtcattcttttattttccaCTACTAAAATAGATATGCCAGCTTAATGTCAAAAGAAACTAGAAGGTCACGCAGAAGGTGAAGGTGCTCGAAGACGACGACGGCGCTGAAGGTGACGCAAGAGCGTTGCTGAGGTATGTATCCCACTTTCTAAAGTGATTGTTGCTGAATGTGTGCCTATCATTAGGTTGTTGGGTGTGTGTGTTGTTGATGTTCTTAGGTCAAACTGGACATGGATGAATTTTATGTTGATTTCCATCATGGGGGATTTTTCATTGGTGATAAGTATGAACAAGGGGAAGTGTCAATCTGGAAATGTGATGGTGATAAATGGAGTTACTTTGAGATTTTAGGGGTTGTTAATGAGATGGGATATCCAGGGGTTCTTGAAATTTGGTACGAATTTGCTGGAACATTTAAGGCGTTAGAAGATGACTTTGGTGCTATAGAAGCATTGAACTGGTCCAAGACAAATGGAAAATTTGATATATACACTGTTCACCCTATACCCCAACCTGACATACAAGTTACCCTACCTGGACCCCAACATGTAGTGTTTGCAACTGAACCAACTGAGGcccaacctgaaacaaatgaggCCCGACCTGAAACTGAAGTAGGTGAAGTAACTGATAGGGACATAGTAGAAGGGTTTTATGACTCAGGTGATGAGATTTTAAATGATGGATTTGGAGAATTATTAGTAGGAGAAGGGTTCAGAGCTGGCCAAAATGATCAACCTCTTGATAAACTACTGCCAGAGGAGACATCTAAAAAAAGGAAGAGGACTAATGGAATACCAAAGAAAAAAAAGGTGGTAGTGGAACTCCAAAAAAGGCAACTTCAGGAAGCTTAAATAAGGGAAAAAAGGGAAgaccaaagaaaaaaaacaagtgGATGAAGGATTAAATGCAGTTGGTGTAGAAACATCAAGTGAGGAAGATGTTCTTGATTTTGGATTTAGAAAAAGGAGCATAGGTAGGAAGGTAAGTCATGGTTTGTCAGATTCTGACTATAAAACTGAAGAGCTAATAAGTGAGGATGATATGGGTAGTGATTATTCAGATGAGAGTGGGAAGGTAAAGTATCCATCATTTGTCCCCCCTAAGAAGTTTAATGACTATAAGTGGGTGTTAGGGAGCTTGTTTTCAACAAGGGAAGCGTTCAAGGAAGCTGTGTCAAGTTATGATGTTTACAATGGTAGGGATTTAAGATACCTGAAGAATGACAAGACTAGGGTCATAGTGGGTTGCAAGGAAGGTTGTGGATGGGTGAATTTGTGTTCTAAATTGCCACATGAGGATACTTGGCAATTAAGAACATTAAATGATAATCACACTTGTAGTAGAGAGTATAATGTTAGGATGTTTAATACAAATTGGCTAGGGAAGAAGTTGTATTCAACAGTTAGAATTAACCCTAATGTAAAACTGACTTCTATTTGTGACAAAGTACATGAAAAATGGAATGTTAGAATGAATAGGATGAAAGCTTATAGGGCAAGAAAGGCAACACTAGATATGGTTGAAGGGTCTTTCAAGGAGCAATATAGAAGACTTTATGACTATACACATGAGCTACTGAGGTCTAACCCAAACAACACCATCAAGATCAATGTCCAAGCAACTAATGTGGATCCTACTGAAATTGAACTACAACGTGAAGATTATGTTAGCAGGCCATTACTACCAAGTTTCCATAGACTTTATATGTGCCTTCAAGCTTGCAAGAAAGATTTCCAAGTTTGTAGACCAATAATAAGAATAGATGAGGGCAACTATGGTGGGCAGATTCTTGCAACAGTTGGGAGAGACCCTAATGATCAAATGTTGCCCATTGC
Encoded here:
- the LOC131630284 gene encoding uncharacterized protein LOC131630284, with amino-acid sequence MGSDYSDESGKVKYPSFVPPKKFNDYKWVLGSLFSTREAFKEAVSSYDVYNGRDLRYLKNDKTRVIVGCKEGCGWVNLCSKLPHEDTWQLRTLNDNHTCSREYNVRMFNTNWLGKKLYSTVRINPNVKLTSICDKVHEKWNVRMNRMKAYRARKATLDMVEGSFKEQYRRLYDYTHELLRSNPNNTIKINVQATNVDPTEIELQREDYVSRPLLPSFHRLYMCLQACKKDFQVCRPIIRIDEGNYGGQILATVGRDPNDQMLPIALAGLLPAIEELLPGVDQRFCVRHLYSNFRKRFPGKQLKELMWRAAKATYPQAWDKEMREMRKVNEEAYKHLLKIPPRFWSKSQFKYTTKSDVLVNNMSETFNSVIIGPRQKPIVTMMEEIRGYLMDRWATNRAKIEEYSESVLPRIKKVLERRQEISRFFIARLSGNMIYEVRHTSVTGEKFTIDLNKFECSCRSWMLTGILCHHAISCILSRFEDPTEYIPSWFRKETYQACYTPLIYPTNGENL